A stretch of DNA from Sugiyamaella lignohabitans strain CBS 10342 chromosome B, complete sequence:
CGGACAAAGTCTTCTatattggcagcagcaagtttAATGGCCTGGTCAAGAGGTCCTTTGAAAATACCTAATTCACGTCTCTGTTGAGCATCCGATCCTCTCCTGTGCCTTTCCTTGCCTTTTTGAACAATCATAGTCAAATCACCACCGCCCTCTACTTGCTGCATAACTCTTTCAAACACACCATATACAATTGAATCCAGAGCTGGATATCCCACCATATCGTGGAAAATATTGATCTTTAATTGTTCATGACGAGAAATGGGTGGTGCAATTGTTTCCAAGACGGATGTGAGAGTCGATTGCAATAAACCTTTACTAAGACCAAGTCTTGAAATCCCACCTCCAAGGCTCTCTAATGCTCGTTGTTGTGATTGCTGCAGTTGCTGGACTTCAGGCTGGAATTCTTTAACCCTCGCTTCTGCTTGCTTtacagcagaagaggccGTATCCCACAGACCCCCTTTATTTCTAGACCACCAGCTTGTAATAGATGAAATTGCATCGGGGATAGGGTCTGCCGTGGAATCAGACACCGTACTAGAAGTAGGTTCTACCGAACCAGCTTTCGTAGCATTACCCTCAACGCTGCCTTCAGTAGAGACGACGCCTTCAACATTCTCCTTTTCATTCGTACTTTCAACGACATTGCTGGctttcttatttttcatATTCGACAAAGCTGGGGAGTTCTTTCCTGAGGCCGTAGGGTTCTTGGTCAATGAATCCAAAAACCCCATGATATCATCCTCTTTCTCGGtctcagtagcagcatttgcattcttctctttttttttg
This window harbors:
- the MTC1 gene encoding Mtc1p (hypothetical protein that may interact with ribosomes; green fluorescent protein (GFP)-fusion protein localizes to the cytoplasm and to COPI-coated vesicles (early Golgi); mtc1 is synthetically lethal with cdc13-1; GO_component: GO:0030137 - COPI-coated vesicle [Evidence IEA]; GO_component: GO:0030137 - COPI-coated vesicle [Evidence IDA] [PMID 14562095]; GO_component: GO:0005794 - Golgi apparatus [Evidence IDA] [PMID 14562095]; GO_component: GO:0005737 - cytoplasm [Evidence IEA,IEA]; GO_component: GO:0005737 - cytoplasm [Evidence IDA] [PMID 14562095]; GO_component: GO:0031410 - cytoplasmic vesicle [Evidence IEA]; GO_component: GO:0005840 - ribosome [Evidence IDA] [PMID 16702403]; GO_function: GO:0003674 - molecular_function [Evidence ND]; GO_process: GO:0008150 - biological_process [Evidence ND]) — its product is MASKSNEDVLDLLDSLEKETKAAVSNNKKKEKNANAATETEKEDDIMGFLDSLTKNPTASGKNSPALSNMKNKKASNVVESTNEKENVEGVVSTEGSVEGNATKAGSVEPTSSTVSDSTADPIPDAISSITSWWSRNKGGLWDTASSAVKQAEARVKEFQPEVQQLQQSQQRALESLGGGISRLGLSKGLLQSTLTSVLETIAPPISRHEQLKINIFHDMVGYPALDSIVYGVFERVMQQVEGGGDLTMIVQKGKERHRRGSDAQQRRELGIFKGPLDQAIKLAAANIEDFVRKSQDKSKTTESKSAKETPSSDDRSESDSPVVRVSDVFLSIQPAVIGDESATAIAASGQSDNHIISSSSSSTFVFVIYLYDPNNDIKFSSVSQPFPYQWAEWLDSPDSTFQAFEADPREWVIDWVEEGLGLAVGIAAQSYVAKRMGTDSLFTVTKAVEEEKEKS